Proteins from a genomic interval of Shewanella seohaensis:
- a CDS encoding MFS transporter, producing the protein MPLALLALTLSAFAIGTTEFVIVGLIPTMAQDLQVSLPSAGLLVSLYALGVAVGAPVLTALTGHWNRKHVLLAVMTLFVAGNVLAWQAPSYETLIAARVITGLAHGVFFSIGSTIATGLVPKEKAASAIAIMFTGLTVALVTGVPLGTYIGQSFGWQSTFLAVALLGLIALIGSAFLVPNNLKQTRAASLLTQAKVLTEPRLLLVFAITAIGYGGTFVAFTFLAPILQQISGFDASAIGMIMLVYGVSVAIGNIWGGKMADNMGPIKALSYIFTGLAAVLFIFHFTALNPITAVLTILVWGAFAFGNVPGLQVYVVKLAETYAPTAVDVASGLNIAAFNIGIALGAWGGGLIVEQMGLMQTPLIGALVVIAALLLTRLSGYLDTRTEPVNASVDGVKQ; encoded by the coding sequence ATGCCTTTAGCTTTACTCGCATTGACGCTAAGCGCCTTTGCTATTGGAACAACTGAGTTTGTCATCGTGGGATTAATTCCCACTATGGCGCAGGACTTACAGGTTTCTCTCCCCTCGGCGGGATTATTAGTCAGCCTCTATGCCCTTGGGGTAGCCGTTGGCGCCCCAGTATTAACGGCGTTAACGGGGCATTGGAATCGTAAACATGTGTTATTAGCGGTAATGACGCTATTCGTCGCGGGGAATGTGCTCGCGTGGCAAGCCCCGAGTTATGAAACTCTGATTGCAGCGCGGGTGATCACTGGTTTAGCCCATGGGGTGTTCTTTTCGATTGGCTCAACCATTGCAACTGGACTGGTACCAAAGGAAAAAGCGGCCAGTGCCATTGCGATTATGTTTACAGGACTGACCGTCGCACTGGTAACAGGAGTGCCCCTAGGGACTTATATCGGCCAGAGTTTTGGTTGGCAATCGACATTTTTAGCCGTTGCTCTGCTTGGTCTTATCGCCTTGATAGGCAGTGCATTCTTAGTGCCGAACAACCTTAAGCAGACCCGTGCTGCCAGTTTACTGACCCAAGCTAAAGTGTTGACTGAGCCAAGATTACTGCTGGTATTTGCCATTACTGCAATTGGGTATGGCGGTACTTTTGTCGCCTTTACCTTTCTCGCGCCGATTTTACAGCAGATCAGTGGCTTCGATGCGAGTGCGATAGGGATGATCATGTTGGTGTATGGTGTCTCGGTTGCCATAGGTAACATCTGGGGCGGTAAGATGGCCGATAACATGGGGCCAATCAAAGCCCTCAGTTATATTTTTACTGGTTTAGCTGCGGTGTTGTTTATCTTCCATTTTACGGCGTTAAACCCTATTACCGCTGTGTTAACCATACTCGTTTGGGGCGCTTTCGCCTTTGGCAATGTTCCTGGATTACAGGTCTATGTTGTCAAACTGGCTGAAACCTATGCTCCAACCGCAGTAGATGTAGCGTCGGGATTAAATATCGCCGCCTTCAACATTGGAATTGCCTTAGGTGCTTGGGGCGGCGGACTCATTGTCGAGCAGATGGGATTAATGCAAACCCCATTGATTGGTGCGCTAGTGGTGATTGCGGCGCTGCTATTAACTCGCCTGAGTGGTTATTTGGATACTCGAACTGAGCCTGTTAATGCGTCAGTCGATGGAGTTAAGCAATAG